In a single window of the Sesamum indicum cultivar Zhongzhi No. 13 linkage group LG16, S_indicum_v1.0, whole genome shotgun sequence genome:
- the LOC110013265 gene encoding uncharacterized protein LOC110013265: protein MALLVYVDDILISGPSMSDIQQVKQHLHELFTIKDIGTAHYFLGLEIARSSDGVFVPQNKYVLDIIQDTGLCHAKSTSTPLPHGLKLVASSGALLSNPDAYRRLVGRLLYLDFTRPDISHSVQQLSQFLNHPCESHWKAALHVVRYLKGCPSKGLFFPSQNSFALKAYCNADWASCPDSRCSLTGFCIFLGDALVSWKTKKQSTVSRSTAEAEYRSLAATVCELRWLSFILADLSVPVVLPIDLFCDNKPALHILANPIFHERTKHIELDYHLVRDAYKEGFISPSFVPSSLQLADVFTKVLPLKSFSNLISKLGLDVFSHSPTCGGADGIQSLAAAQLQ, encoded by the coding sequence ATGGCACTGTTAGTTTACGTTGACGACATTCTCATTTCTGGCCCTTCTATGTCTGATATTCAGCAGGTCAAGCAACATCTTCATGAGCTCTTCACGATTAAAGATATTGGTACAGCTCATTATTTCCTTGGTTTGGAGATTGCCCGTAGCTCCGACGGTGTTTTTGTGCCACAGAACAAATATGTCTTGGATATCATACAAGATACAGGGCTATGTCATGCTAAATCTACTTCCACCCCTCTTCCTCATGGCTTGAAACTTGTGGCTTCTTCTGGTGCTCTGCTTTCCAATCCCGATGCTTACCGACGCCTTGTTGGACGCCTTCTTTACTTGGATTTTACTCGTCCCGATATTTCTCACTCAGTGCAGCAACTTAGTCAGTTCCTTAATCATCCTTGCGAGTCCCATTGGAAAGCTGCCTTGCACGTCGTCCGTTATCTTAAGGGTTGTCCCTCCAAAGGTCTGTTTTTCCCTTCTCAAAATTCATTTGCTCTGAAGGCTTATTGTAATGCTGATTGGGCGTCTTGCCCGGACTCTCGCTGCTCCCTTACCGGCTTCTGCATTTTTTTGGGTGATGCTTTGGTCTCttggaagaccaagaaacaATCCACGGTCTCTCGTTCTACGGCTGAAGCGGAGTATCGCAGTTTGGCTGCGACTGTGTGTGAACTACGTTGGTTGTCCTTCATTCTAGCTGATCTTTCTGTGCCTGTCGTACTTCCCATTGATCTTTTTTGCGACAACAAACCCGCCCTACACATTCTTGCGAATCCCATTTTCCACGAGCGCACGAAGCATATCGAGTTGGATTACCATTTGGTTCGTGATGCCTACAAGGAGGGGTTTATTTCGCCTTCCTTTGTCCCTAGCTCCCTTCAATTGGCTGATGTCTTTACTAAAGTTTTGCCTCTGAAGTCGTTCTCTAACCTGATATCCAAGTTGGGCCTTGATGTTTTCTCCCATAGTCCCACTTGTGGGGGAGCTGATGGAATACAATCACTTGCAGCAGCTCAGTTGCAGTGA
- the LOC105178697 gene encoding triacylglycerol lipase 2-like, giving the protein MVVKTIITSLILVFLLSTSAAGGRTKLMGLDSGDYADGICKSRVEAQGYSCEEHKVTTKDGYILSLQRIPAGRSDGKKTGARPPVLLQHGLMSDALTWLSNSPDESLGFILADNGFDVWLANVRGTNYSSGHTSLSPNDPEYWDWSWDELVEYDLPAFVQYVNGQTGQKLHYVGHSLGTLMSFGAFSREEVINMVRSAALLSPIAYMGQMPSPLARAAADIFTAEVLYWLGLKEFAPGGGPASKLVSDICSTIDCTDLESVITGPNCCMNSSSSNLAHQQPTATKNMIHLAQMIRQGTIAMYDYGSDDDNNKHYGQTTPPDYNMTSIPNDLPLFLSYGGEDLLSDVKDVQTLIDTLSDHDPDKLVLHYVDDYAHLDFVSAVNAKQVVYDPLIAFFRLNQK; this is encoded by the exons ATGGTTGTCAAGACAATTATAACATCCTTAATTCTCGTGTTCTTACTTAGTACATCGGCAGCTGGTGGAAGAACAAAGCTGATGGGCCTGGATTCTGGTGATTATGCAGATGGTATCTGTAAGTCAAGGGTGGAGGCACAAGGTTATAGCTGTGAAGAGCAtaaa GTGACAACCAAAGACGGTTATATTCTGAGCTTGCAGAGGATTCCGGCGGGACGATCCGACGGCAAGAAGACAGGAGCTAGGCCACCAGTTCTTCTCCAACATGGACTCATGAGT GATGCTTTGACATGGCTGTCGAATTCTCCGGATGAATCTTTGGGATTCATATTGGCGGATAACGGTTTCGATGTTTGGCTGGCCAATGTTCGTGGTACGAATTATAGCAGCGGACACACGTCTCTCAGTCCCAACGATCCG GAATACTGGGACTGGTCATGGGACGAGTTAGTAGAGTACGACCTACCAGCTTTTGTCCAATATGTTAATGGCCAAACAGGGCAGAAGTTGCACTATGTTGGTCATTCTTTG GGGACTTTGATGTCTTTTGGTGCATTTTCAAGAGAAGAGGTGATAAACATGGTAAGATCAGCTGCTTTGCTCAGCCCCATAGCCTACATGGGTCAGATGCCATCTCCACTTGCCAGAGCTGCTGCTGATATATTCACAGCTGAA GTCTTATACTGGTTGGGGCTCAAAGAGTTTGCTCCAGGAGG AGGGCCTGCTTCCAAACTCGTCAGTGATATATGCAGCACGATCGATTGTACTGACCTGGAGAGTGTAATTACAG GCCCTAATTGTTGCATGAATTCTTCAAGCTCAAATCTTGCTCACCAACAACCTACGGCCACAAAGAACATGATCCATTTAGCCCAGA TGATCAGACAAGGGACCATAGCGATGTACGACTACGGTAGCGACGACGACAACAACAAACACTACGGACAGACGACTCCACCGGACTACAACATGACCAGCATTCCCAACGACCTTCCTCTTTTCCTCAGCTACGGAGGAGAGGATTTGCTCTCCGATGTCAAAGACGTGCAGACGTTGATCGACACGCTCTCGGACCACGACCCCGATAAGCTTGTATTGCACTACGTCGACGACTATGCTCATCTAGACTTTGTTTCTGCAGTGAACGCTAAGCAGGTTGTGTACGATCCTCTCATCGCCTTCTTCCGACTGAATCAGAAATGA
- the LOC105178698 gene encoding triacylglycerol lipase 2-like: MDKLTFIFLSILLCGSAVATRPRPRTTGRATLADDGGVCSAIVGVQNYPCHEHNVTTGDGYILSLQNIPFGQSGNAATGPRPPVLLHHGVLTDAVTWLLSPPEQSLALLLADNGFDVWLVNARGTKYSLGHTSLSSNDPAFWDWSWDELVAYDLPATFQYIYDQTSQKLHYVGHSMGTLIAFAGFSKGQLVDKLRSAAMLCPIAYIGHMTSPIATNVAQTLLNQTSYWLKIAEFNPTDEAVLQLLLQICKQKHINCLDLMTSYTGQNCCLNSSIISSFLKNEPQSTSTKNMIHFAQMAQDGMIKMYDYGDVKENVKHYGTPVPPSYNMTNIPNDVPLFLAYGGKDALSVSEDVKLLLDSLHEHEQDKLVVQYTENYAHADFIMGFNATQVVYDPLMAFLRLH, encoded by the exons atggatAAACTaacctttatttttctttcaattctatTATGTGGCTCAGCTGTCGCGACCAGACCTCGGCCGCGGACGACGGGCCGTGCGACTTTAGCCGATGATGGTGGCGTTTGCAGCGCGATTGTGGGAGTACAGAATTACCCTTGCCATGAACACAAT GTGACAACTGGAGATGGATATATTTTGAGCTTACAAAACATTCCATTCGGACAGTCAGGCAACGCTGCGACGGGGCCAAGGCCGCCAGTTCTGCTGCATCATGGAGTTCTCACG GATGCGGTCACATGGCTCTTGAGTCCTCCAGAGCAGTCGTTGGCCCTTCTGTTGGCTGATAACGGGTTCGACGTGTGGCTAGTGAATGCACGCGGAACGAAATACAGCCTCGGACATACATCTCTTAGTTCCAACGATCCA GCTTTCTGGGATTGGTCGTGGGACGAGTTGGTCGCTTATGATCTCCCGGCAACTTTTCAATACATTTATGATCAAACAAGCCAGAAACTTCACTATGTTGGGCATTCCATG GGAACTTTGATTGCTTTTGCTGGCTTTTCAAAAGGGCAGTTAGTGGACAAGTTGAGATCAGCAGCTATGCTTTGTCCAATTGCTTACATAGGTCACATGACATCTCCTATAGCAACTAATGTTGCACAAACACTTCTTAACCAG ACTTCTTATTGGTTGAAAATTGCTGAATTCAATCCTACAGA CGAAGCAGTGCTCCAACTTCTGCTGCAAATCTGTAAGCAGAAACACATTAATTGCCTGGACCTCATGACATCTTACACAG GGCAGAACTGCTGTCTGAATTCTTccattatttcttcttttttgaagAATGAGCCTCAGTCAACTTCAACAAAAAACATGATCCATTTTGCCCAGA TGGCGCAAGATGGAATGATTAAGATGTATGATTACGGAGACGTTAAGGAGAACGTGAAACACTACGGGACGCCCGTTCCTCCATCGTACAACATGACAAACATCCCAAACGACGTTCCTCTCTTTCTGGCCTATGGAGGGAAAGACGCGCTCTCTGTGTCGGAGGATGTGAAGCTCCTGTTGGATAGCCTTCACGAGCATGAACAAGACAAGCTGGTCGTTCAGTATACGGAGAATTACGCTCACGCTGATTTTATAATGGGTTTTAATGCTACGCAAGTTGTGTATGATCCTCTCATGGCCTTCCTCAGGCTTCATTGA
- the LOC110013264 gene encoding uncharacterized protein LOC110013264 produces MTEQLEREALYIHPSENSSLVLSSSPLDGKNFLPWNRSVYVALGTKMKLGFIDGTFSRPTIDSATFEQWRRVDLMVMSWIWNSISKDMVESFMYVSSSRELWLEIQAYVTKLKKIWNELMCLAPAPKCTCGGCSCGVNKGIAERNENTQLMQFLIGLYESFDNERSQILMQDPIPDLERAFSMIFTVEKQRAVQTDLGDSSRHMAY; encoded by the exons ATGACAGAGCAGCTGGAGAGGGAAGCCTTATACATACACCCTTCAGAAAACTCGAGCCTAGTGCTCTCTTCTTCTCCGTTGGATGGCAAGAATTTCTTACCATGGAACCGCTCAGTTTACGTAGCGCTCGGCACAAAAATGAAGCTCGGCTTCATTGACGGAACTTTTTCCAGACCAACAATTGACTCAGCCACATTCGAACAATGGAGGCGCGTGGATTTGATGGTAATGTCATGGATTTGGAATTCGATTTCGAAGGATATGGTTGAATCGTTCATGTATGTATCGTCTTCGCGTGAACTATGGCTTGAAATCCAAG CTTATGTGACTAAACTAAAGAAAATCTGGAATGAGCTAATGTGTTTGGCACCGGCACCGAAATGTACTTGTGGAGGTTGCAGTTGTGGTGTCAACAAAGGCATAGCAGAAAGAAACGAGAACACTCAGCTAATGCAATTCCTAATAGGATTATATGAGAGCTTCGACAATGAAAGGAGTCAGATCCTTATGCAGGATCCAATACCAGACCTTgaacgagctttctctatgaTTTTTACAGTGGAGAAACAACGAGCAGTACAGACAGATTTGGGAGACAGTTCACGGCACATGGCTTATTAG